One stretch of Prunus persica cultivar Lovell chromosome G1, Prunus_persica_NCBIv2, whole genome shotgun sequence DNA includes these proteins:
- the LOC18791896 gene encoding uncharacterized protein LOC18791896, with translation MATASSSSSRARTRSSGPVLRSLSPSGRFYTASNASISSSASGFASSTSSSFSSPASAFFSHHKDHHYYNQQINHHHHHRSASPTRVNLYTSSAPSPSVRFSIDHRSISPNHSNRSITVSKKNGPISMPKKTCMCSPTSHPGSFRCSLHKNIGGGHNAAPYPTNRLNMRRSAMTNSLVRIGGVEGEWVKRALTALIRPCAHQQRRRAGFQPRPSRLSAMSTADK, from the coding sequence ATGGCTACCGCATCGTCTTCATCATCGAGGGCGAGAACCAGGTCAAGCGGACCAGTTCTTCGCTCGCTCTCACCTTCCGGAAGGTTTTACACAGCCTCGAATGCCTCCATCTCATCTTCCGCTTCGGGCTTTGCTTCGTCCACAAGCTCTAGCTTTTCATCTCCGGCCTCCGCCTTCTTCAGCCACCACAAGGACCACCACTACTACAATCAGCAGAtcaaccaccaccatcaccaccgaTCCGCTTCCCCGACTCGTGTCAAcctgtacacctcctccgccCCTTCTCCATCCGTCCGCTTCTCCATCGACCACCGTTCAATCTCTCCGAACCACTCGAATCGATCCATCACCGTTTCGAAGAAAAATGGCCCGATCTCGATGCCTAAGAAGACCTGTATGTGCTCGCCGACGTCGCATCCGGGGTCGTTTCGCTGCAGCCTTCACAAGAACATCGGTGGAGGTCACAACGCAGCTCCATATCCGACGAACAGGCTGAACATGCGCAGATCTGCTATGACGAACTCGCTGGTTCGTATCGGTGGAGTCGAAGGTGAGTGGGTGAAGCGAGCCTTAACCGCTCTGATCCGCCCTTGCGCCCACCAGCAGAGGCGAAGAGCCGGCTTCCAGCCGAGGCCGAGCCGGCTCTCGGCCATGTCCACCGCCGACAAGTGA
- the LOC18789546 gene encoding 40S ribosomal protein S11 — protein MAEQTEKAFLKQPKVFLSSKKTGKGKRPGKGGNRFWKSVGLGFKTPRDAIEGTYIDKKCPFTGNVSIRGRVLSGTCHSAKMSRTIIVRRNYLHYIKKYQRYEKRHSNIPAHVSPCFRVKEGDYVIIGQCRPLSKTVRFNVLKVTPAGSSGAGKKAFTGI, from the exons ATGGCGGAACAG ACCGAGAAGGCTTTCTTGAAGCAACCCAAGGTTTTCCTGAG CTCAAAGAAGACAGGGAAAGGAAAGAGGCCAGGAAAAGGAGGCAATCGGTTCTGGAAGAGTGTTGGGTTGGGGTTCAAGACACCCAGAGACGCTATTGAAG GAACTTATATTGATAAGAAATGCCCCTTCACCGGCAATGTCTCCATCCGGGGTCGCGTTCTCTCTGGTACTTGCCACAGTGCCAAGATGTCGAGGACTATAATTGTTCGACGTAATTATCTTCATTATATTAAGAAATACCAAAG ATATGAGAAGAGGCATTCCAACATTCCTGCTCATGTGTCACCATGCTTCCGTGTGAAGGAGGGAGATTATGTCATCATTGGCCAATGCAG GCCATTGTCAAAGACAGTGAGGTTTAACGTGTTGAAGGTGACTCCGGCTGGTTCTTCTGGAGCTGGAAAGAAGGCATTCACTGGAATATGA
- the LOC18792460 gene encoding uncharacterized protein LOC18792460 has product MMLCYCSLPSSLLLVIFLFLSSPTFIFFSHGDSHFAPFQTPPVSGWDFGEKYEVGFQWGSGRSLVEGPFGEPVESSSIVLAAQRTQRKDPLNGFKRYTGGWNISDHHYWASVGFTAAPLFAVAAIWFLSFGLCLLIICVCYFCCKRQTYGYSRTAYALSLIFLILFTIAAMIGCVVLYIGQKRFHSSTTNTLEYVVHQADITVEQLKNASDYLAAAKQLGVDQVFLPSNIQTDIDEIGGKLNSSASTLAERTQENADDMRELLDSVRLALIIIAAIMLLLTFLGFLFSIFGMQSLVYILVITGWILVAGTFILCGTFLLLHNVAADTCVAMNEWVQNPTAHTALDDILPCVDSATTQETLLRSKEVTAQLVNLINEVITNVSNINFAANFVPMYFNQSGPLVPILCNPFFPNMADRTCTAGEVNLNNATEVWGNYVCQVSPNGICTTTGRLTPTFYSQMSTGVSLSNALNNYAPILVELQDCTFVRETFSDIYRDHCPGLSRYSRWIYIGLVMVSTSVMLSLLLWVIYGRERRHRVYTKELMAESAQGAEGEKES; this is encoded by the exons ATGATGTTATGTTATTGTTCTCTGccctcctctcttcttctggtgattttcctcttcctttcttctccaactttcattttcttctctcatGGGGATTCTCACTTTGCACCCTTCCAAACACCACCCGTTTCAG gGTGGGATTTTGGGGAGAAATATGAAGTGGGATTTCAATGGGGGAGTGGGAGGTCCCTTGTGGAGGGGCCCTTTGGTGAACCAGTTGAGAGCTCATCGATTGTGTTAGCTGCACAGAGAACACAAAGGAAAGATCCTCTTAATGGGTTCAAGAGGTACACAGGAGGCTGGAATATCAGTGACCATCATTACTGGGCT TCTGTGGGTTTTACTGCAGCTCCCCTCTTTGCCGTTGCTGCAATCTGGTTCCTGAGTTTTGGCTTGTGCTTGCTGATCATCTGTGTCTGCTACTTTTGCTGTAAAAGGCAGACTTATGGCTATTCTCGGACCGCATATGCTCTTTCTCTCATATTCCTCATACTCTTCACCATTGCGGCAAt GATTGGATGTGTTGTGTTATACATTGGCCAAAAGAGGTTTCATAGTAGTACAACAAATACATTGGAGTATGTTGTACATCAGGCAGATATTACGGTTGAACAACTAAAGAATGCATCAGATTATCTCGCTGCAGCCAAGCAGCTTGGAGTGGACCAAGTATTTTTACCTTCTAACATTCAAACTGACATCGATGAGATTGGAGGAAAGCTTAATTCTTCCGCTAGTACCCTTGCTGAGAGAACACAGGAGAACGCAGATGACATGCGCGAGCTCTTAGATTCCGT GAGACTGGCGCTTATCATAATTGCTGCCATCATGCTTCTCTTGACATTCTTGGGATTCT TATTTTCAATCTTCGGCATGCAGTCGCTTGTGTACAT CCTGGTGATCACAGGATGGATACTTGTGGCTGGAACATTCATTTTGTGTGGCacattccttcttcttcataa TGTGGCTGCTGACACATGTGTTGCAATGAATGAATGGGTTCAAAACCCCACTGCACATACAGCATTAGATGATATACTGCCCTGCGTTGACAGTGCAACTACCCAAGAAACCTTGTTGCGAAGCAAGGAAGTAACTGCTCAACTAGTCAACTTGATCAACGAGGTCATCACCAATGTTTCGAACATAAATTTCGCAGCCAACTTCGTGCCAATGTACTTCAATCAATCTGGTCCATTGGTGCCAATCCTCTGCAACCCATTTTTtcctaacatggctgatcgaaCTTGCACTGCTGGCGAAGTGAACTTAAACAATGCAACGGAG GTATGGGGGAACTATGTCTGCCAGGTTTCGCCAAACGGGATTTGCACCACAACGGGGCGGCTGACCCCTACTTTCTACAGCCAGATGAGTACTGGAGTAAGCCTGAGTAATGCCTTGAATAATTATGCCCCTATACTCGTTGAACTACAAGACTGCACATTTGTTAGGGAAACATTTAGTGACATTTATAGGGATCATTGTCCCGGTCTAAGTCGATACAGTAGATGGATCTACATTGGGTTGGTCATGGTCTCTACTTCAGTTATGCTCTCACTCCTACTGTGGGTGATATATGGGAGAGAACGACGCCACCGCGTTTATACGAAAGAGTTGATGGCTGAATCAGCTCAAGGTGCTGAAGGGGAGAAGGAATCTTGA